A single window of Hyla sarda isolate aHylSar1 chromosome 2, aHylSar1.hap1, whole genome shotgun sequence DNA harbors:
- the SEBOX gene encoding homeobox protein SEBOX translates to MEKVLRAAFFSNTELPGSLWGCQDTMPAAETEAKAKEAASPVNGTPSQRKRKRTLYSKWQQVELESVFDVIPYPDISTREHLAKIIRLPESKVQVWFQNRRARKNKSGKFDKLFYRRGSSLRAHHLCLRSVSPSQGCSHRDALIPMPLPPNHPVSHGPPGQHVSTTQQAGYPSFPQVPPPYSEQFSNESYAHTYRQQEMHWQNVTSSPQYGCETTLYDTQLVDLEPFTIPYQGSYWEMFPHTMNENGSQTSLGYISDVIYNAAILTNLGDA, encoded by the exons ATGGAGAAGGTCCTGAGGGCAGCCTTCTTCTCTAACACCGAGCTGCCCGGGTCACTGTGGGGCTGCCAGGACACCATGCCAGCTGCAG AAACAGAAGCTAAAGCAAAGGAAGCGGCGTCTCCTGTGAATGGGACACCCAGCCAGAGGAAGCGTAAAAGGACTTTGTATAGTAAATGGCAGCAGGTGGAACTAGAGAGCGTCTTTgatgttatcccttatccagaCATCAGCACAAGGGAGCATCTAGCCAAGATTATCAGACTACCTGAATCTAAAGTACAG gTTTGGTTCCAGAACCGCAGAGCCAGAAAAAACAAGAGCGGCAAGTTTGACAAGTTATTTTATAGAAGAGGATCTTCACTCCGAGCTCATCATCTTTGCCTGAGGTCAGTGTCTCCCTCTCAAGGCTGTAGTCACAGAGATGCTCTAATTCCAATGCCCTTACCGCCAAACCATCCAGTATCTCATGGACCACCTGGTCAACACGTATCCACCACGCAACAAGCTGGCTACCCATCATTTCCACAGGTACCACCTCCATATTCTGAGCAGTTTTCGAATGAGTCTTATGCACATACCTACAGGCAGCAGGAAATGCATTGGCAGAACGTCACCTCCAGTCCACAGTATGGCTGTGAAACTACATTGTATGACACCCAGCTGGTTGATCTGGAGCCATTCACAATCCCCTATCAAGGATCATATTGGGAGATGTTCCCACACACAATGAATGAAAATGGGTCGCAGACATCGCTAGGATATATATCTGATGTCATATACAATGCAGCCATACTTACTAACCTGGGAGATGCCTAA